In Haemophilus parainfluenzae, one genomic interval encodes:
- the rpoZ gene encoding DNA-directed RNA polymerase subunit omega, which produces MARVTVQDAVEKIGNRFDLILTAARRARQLELHQSEPLVPEDNDKPTVIALREIEKGLINQEIMDAKEYLDAAASQRNEEVAVALIAE; this is translated from the coding sequence ATGGCTCGAGTGACTGTGCAAGATGCAGTAGAAAAAATTGGTAACCGTTTTGATTTAATTTTAACCGCCGCTCGTCGTGCGAGACAATTAGAGTTACATCAAAGTGAACCGTTAGTGCCGGAAGATAACGATAAACCAACTGTAATCGCATTACGTGAAATCGAAAAAGGGTTAATCAACCAAGAAATCATGGATGCAAAAGAGTATTTAGATGCGGCAGCTTCTCAACGTAACGAAGAAGTGGCAGTAGCGTTAATCGCAGAATAA
- the spoT gene encoding bifunctional GTP diphosphokinase/guanosine-3',5'-bis pyrophosphate 3'-pyrophosphohydrolase, with product MELFADLDRIIQGYLPADKIELIKRAFVIARDAHEGQFRSSGEPYITHPVAVASIIAEMHLDHEAIMAALLHDVIEDTPYTESQLKDEFGASVAEIVDGVSKLDKLKFRTRQEAQVENFRKMILAMTRDIRVVLIKLADRTHNMRTLGSLRPDKRRRIAKETLEIYCPLAHRLGIEHIKNELEDLSFEAMHPRRYEVLKKFVEQARGSRQELIQRISNDISQRLEDAGIPSRIWGREKHLYKIYQKMRMKDQKFHSIMDIYAFRVIVNSVDDCYRGLGQMHSLYKPRPGKVKDYIAVPRANGYQALQTSMIGPHGVPVEVHLQTEEMEQVAEMGVTAHWVYKEGGKNDSTTAQVRAQRWLQSLVDIQQNVGNSFEFIENVKSEFFPKEIYVFTPKGRIVELPMGATAVDFAYAVHSDVGNHCVAAVVEHKPYPLSQALESGQTVEIVTSENAHPSVSWLNFVVTARARTRIRHFLKLLRADDAVQTGKKQLEMALKPHYLSEVSEEKIQAVLNELNLSSLNELFEEIGVGNQMSSVIAHQLMDEAIEIDVDGVSENTQSTLMLSRDGEMKASFAQCCHPIPGDPIVALSTAKKGVVVHHQACSNLTSSNAKDFTVAKWEEAESAVNFDAELHIEMLNEQNVLGSLMTAVATCESNIQSIWTEELENNLLLVIIQVGARDIYHLENIMRKIKQITSVIRLKRNINEA from the coding sequence TTGGAATTGTTTGCAGATTTAGATCGAATTATTCAGGGGTATTTGCCCGCCGATAAAATTGAATTAATCAAACGTGCATTCGTCATTGCGCGAGATGCTCACGAAGGACAATTTCGCTCAAGCGGCGAACCTTACATTACTCACCCTGTTGCAGTAGCTTCAATTATTGCGGAAATGCATTTAGACCATGAAGCAATCATGGCTGCATTATTGCATGATGTTATCGAAGATACTCCTTATACCGAATCCCAATTAAAAGATGAATTTGGCGCTAGCGTAGCCGAAATTGTTGACGGCGTATCGAAACTAGATAAATTGAAATTCCGTACCCGCCAAGAAGCACAGGTTGAAAACTTTCGCAAAATGATTTTAGCGATGACTCGAGATATTCGGGTCGTCTTAATCAAACTGGCTGACCGTACCCATAACATGCGAACGTTGGGATCATTGCGTCCAGATAAACGTCGTCGTATCGCAAAAGAAACCCTAGAGATTTACTGTCCATTAGCCCACCGTTTAGGCATCGAGCATATCAAGAATGAATTAGAAGATTTATCTTTTGAAGCAATGCATCCTCGCCGTTATGAAGTACTTAAGAAATTTGTCGAACAGGCGCGCGGTTCTCGTCAAGAATTAATCCAACGTATTTCTAATGATATTTCACAACGTCTTGAGGATGCAGGTATTCCAAGTCGTATTTGGGGACGTGAAAAACATCTCTATAAAATCTATCAAAAAATGCGCATGAAAGATCAGAAATTCCATTCCATTATGGATATTTATGCTTTCCGCGTTATTGTGAATTCGGTTGATGATTGCTATCGCGGGTTGGGGCAAATGCATAGTTTGTATAAGCCCCGCCCAGGTAAAGTGAAAGATTATATTGCCGTGCCACGTGCAAATGGCTACCAAGCACTACAAACCTCGATGATAGGCCCTCACGGTGTACCCGTAGAAGTTCATCTTCAGACTGAAGAAATGGAACAGGTTGCTGAAATGGGCGTTACCGCCCATTGGGTGTATAAAGAAGGTGGTAAAAACGATAGCACCACAGCTCAAGTACGCGCACAACGTTGGTTGCAAAGCTTAGTGGATATTCAACAAAACGTGGGTAACTCCTTTGAGTTTATTGAGAACGTAAAATCTGAGTTTTTCCCGAAAGAAATCTATGTCTTTACGCCGAAAGGTCGTATCGTTGAATTACCAATGGGCGCAACAGCTGTCGATTTTGCTTATGCAGTGCATTCTGATGTGGGAAATCATTGTGTTGCGGCAGTAGTAGAGCATAAACCTTATCCGTTATCACAAGCCTTAGAATCTGGTCAAACCGTTGAGATTGTGACCAGTGAAAATGCTCATCCAAGTGTTAGTTGGCTAAACTTTGTGGTGACGGCTCGCGCAAGAACCCGTATTCGTCATTTCTTAAAATTATTGCGTGCAGATGATGCCGTTCAAACTGGTAAAAAACAGCTAGAAATGGCTCTGAAACCTCATTATCTCTCTGAAGTTTCTGAAGAGAAAATCCAAGCAGTACTGAATGAATTGAATCTCTCAAGCCTCAATGAGCTTTTTGAGGAAATCGGCGTAGGTAATCAAATGTCGAGTGTCATTGCGCATCAATTAATGGATGAAGCTATTGAAATTGATGTGGATGGTGTGTCTGAAAACACACAAAGTACGCTAATGTTAAGCCGAGATGGCGAAATGAAAGCGTCTTTCGCTCAATGTTGTCATCCAATTCCGGGTGATCCGATCGTGGCATTAAGTACTGCGAAGAAAGGTGTGGTTGTACATCATCAAGCTTGTTCTAATTTAACGTCAAGCAATGCCAAAGATTTCACCGTGGCAAAATGGGAAGAGGCTGAAAGTGCGGTTAATTTTGATGCCGAATTACACATTGAAATGCTTAATGAACAAAATGTATTAGGTAGTCTCATGACAGCGGTCGCGACTTGTGAAAGTAATATTCAAAGTATTTGGACGGAAGAATTAGAGAATAATCTGCTATTAGTCATTATCCAAGTTGGCGCGAGAGATATCTATCATTTAGAAAACATTATGCGAAAAATCAAACAAATTACCAGTGTGATTCGTTTGAAGCGCAATATTAATGAAGCATAA
- the recG gene encoding ATP-dependent DNA helicase RecG — MSTQLLDAVPLTTLSGVGAAISDKLSRLGIHNLQDLLFHLPIRYEDRTRITPIADLRPEQYATIEGVVQTCEVAFGRRPILTVSLSDGTSKIMLRFFNFNAGMKNSFQIGTRVKAFGEIKRGRFMAEIHHPEYQIIRDNAPLVLEETLTPIYSTTEGLKQNSLRKLTDQALALLGKIQLTEILPNEFNPHPFSLKDAIRFLHRPPPDISLDVLEKGQHPAQQRLIFEELLAHNLAMQKVRLGTQQFLALPLHYQTDLKQRFLASLPFQPTNAQNRVVVDIEQDLAKDYPMMRLVQGDVGSGKTLVAALAALLAIDNGKQVALMAPTEILAEQHANNFRRWLEPFGIEVGWLAGKVKGKARQTELEKIKSGAVQMVVGTHALFQEEVEFADLALVIIDEQHRFGVHQRLMLREKGEKAGFYPHQLIMTATPIPRTLAMTVYADLDTSIIDELPPGRTPITTVVISEERRDEIVARVKNACINEKRQAYWVCTLIDESEVLETQAAEAIWEDLTKALPMLKIGLVHGRMKLQEKQDIMAAFKNAELDLLVATTVIEVGVDVPNASLMIIENAERLGLSQLHQLRGRVGRGSTASFCVLMYKPPLGKVSQKRLQVLRDSQDGFVISEKDLEIRGPGEVLGTKQTGIAEFKVANLMRDRKMIPTVQYYAKALIVKYPDVAESLIRRWLNNREIYSNA, encoded by the coding sequence ATGAGTACGCAACTTCTCGATGCCGTTCCTCTAACCACTTTATCTGGTGTTGGCGCGGCAATCTCCGATAAATTAAGCCGTCTTGGAATTCATAATCTCCAAGACTTGCTTTTTCATTTACCTATCCGTTATGAAGATCGCACGAGAATTACACCCATTGCCGATCTTCGTCCTGAACAATATGCCACCATTGAAGGCGTTGTCCAAACCTGTGAAGTCGCGTTTGGGCGCCGTCCTATTTTAACCGTCAGTCTTTCTGATGGAACGAGCAAGATTATGCTCCGTTTTTTCAATTTTAATGCGGGGATGAAAAACAGTTTTCAGATTGGTACGCGCGTCAAAGCGTTTGGTGAAATTAAACGTGGACGCTTTATGGCGGAAATTCATCATCCTGAATATCAAATCATACGAGATAATGCGCCATTGGTTTTAGAGGAAACGCTCACGCCTATCTATTCCACAACGGAAGGTTTAAAACAAAATTCATTACGTAAGCTAACCGATCAAGCATTGGCTTTACTCGGCAAAATCCAATTAACGGAAATTTTACCTAATGAATTTAATCCACATCCTTTTAGCCTAAAGGATGCTATTCGATTTTTGCATCGTCCACCGCCAGATATCTCATTAGATGTTTTGGAGAAAGGGCAACATCCCGCACAGCAAAGACTTATCTTTGAAGAGCTTCTTGCACATAATCTTGCGATGCAAAAAGTGCGGTTGGGTACGCAGCAGTTTTTAGCGTTGCCATTGCATTATCAAACCGATTTGAAGCAACGTTTTCTTGCATCTTTGCCTTTTCAACCAACGAATGCCCAAAATAGAGTCGTGGTGGATATTGAACAGGATTTAGCGAAAGATTATCCAATGATGCGACTTGTTCAGGGCGACGTAGGTTCAGGAAAAACATTGGTAGCAGCATTAGCCGCCTTATTAGCGATTGATAATGGCAAACAAGTGGCTTTAATGGCACCAACGGAAATTTTAGCGGAACAGCATGCCAATAATTTCCGCCGTTGGTTAGAACCTTTTGGTATTGAAGTAGGCTGGTTAGCGGGTAAGGTGAAAGGGAAAGCTCGCCAAACCGAATTGGAAAAGATTAAATCGGGTGCTGTGCAAATGGTGGTGGGCACACATGCTTTATTCCAAGAAGAAGTGGAATTTGCTGATTTAGCCTTGGTGATTATTGATGAACAACATCGTTTTGGGGTGCATCAACGGTTAATGTTGCGAGAAAAAGGTGAAAAAGCAGGATTTTATCCCCATCAACTGATTATGACTGCAACACCAATCCCAAGAACATTAGCGATGACGGTTTATGCTGATCTTGATACGTCGATTATTGACGAATTGCCACCAGGCAGAACGCCGATTACGACAGTGGTTATTTCAGAAGAGCGTCGTGATGAAATCGTTGCTCGAGTCAAAAACGCCTGTATTAATGAAAAACGTCAGGCTTATTGGGTCTGTACTTTAATTGATGAATCTGAAGTATTAGAAACGCAAGCAGCCGAGGCAATTTGGGAAGATTTAACAAAAGCCTTGCCGATGCTTAAAATTGGTCTTGTACATGGACGAATGAAACTGCAAGAAAAACAAGATATTATGGCTGCCTTTAAAAATGCAGAACTTGATTTGCTTGTGGCTACAACCGTGATTGAAGTGGGCGTGGATGTGCCGAATGCCAGTCTTATGATCATTGAAAATGCAGAGCGTTTGGGCTTATCACAACTCCATCAGTTACGTGGACGAGTAGGGCGTGGCAGTACGGCGTCTTTTTGTGTCTTAATGTATAAACCGCCGTTGGGCAAAGTGTCGCAAAAACGTTTACAGGTATTGCGTGATAGCCAAGATGGCTTTGTGATTTCGGAAAAAGATTTAGAAATTCGCGGTCCAGGTGAGGTGTTAGGCACCAAACAGACGGGAATTGCCGAATTTAAAGTGGCGAATTTAATGCGCGATCGTAAAATGATCCCAACAGTTCAATATTATGCTAAGGCATTAATTGTAAAATATCCGGATGTGGCAGAAAGTTTAATCCGCCGTTGGCTAAATAATCGAGAAATTTATTCGAATGCCTAA